Below is a window of Deinococcus sonorensis KR-87 DNA.
GCGGAAACAGCGCGAAGCGGTAGGCCAGCAGGTACACCAGACTCAGCGCCAGCCAGAACTGCGGCGCGGACGCGCCCAGGAAGGCCAGCCCCATCACCACCGTGTCGGGCCAGCCGCCGCGCCGCATCGCTGCCCAGATGCCCAGCGGCAGTCCGATCAGCAGCTCCAGCGCGATGGCCCCCAGCATCAGCTGCACGGTGGGCCACACCCGCGAGGCCACCAGGGCCGACACCGGGCTGCCCTGCTTGTAGCTGCGGCCCAGGTCCAGGTGCAGCAGGCGGCCCAGGTACTGCCCGTACTGGCTCAGGAATGGCCGGTCCAGGCCCATCTCGTGACGGATGCTCTGCACGGTGGTGACGCTGGCGCTGGGACCGGCCACCATCCGGGCCGGGTCGGCGGGCAGCAGGAACACCAGCGTGAAGGTGATGAACGACGCGACCAGCAGCACCAGCACGCTCTGCAGGAAGCGCGACCCCAGGAAGCCCAGCATCAGCGGGTGCTCCGGGGGTCCAGGGCGTCGCGCAGGCCCTCGCCCAGCAGGTTGAAGCCCAGCGAGGTGAGCAGGATGGCGGCCCCGGGGGCCAGCACCAGCCACGGCGCGGTGGTCAGGTAGCTCTGCGACTCGTTGATGATGCCGCCCCAGCTGGGCGTGGGCGGCTGCACCCCCACCCCCAGGAAACTCAGGGTGGCCTCCAGCAGCACCGTGGTGCCCACCCCCAGCGAACCCCACACCAGCGCCGTGGGCAGCAGGTGCGGCAGGATGTGGCGCATCAACACCCGCCCGCCGCTGGCCCCCACCGCCCCGGCCGCCTCCACGAACTCGCGTTCGCGCAGCGAACTTACCTCGCTGTACACCACCCGCGCGATCGGCACCCAGTTCAGGAAGGCGATTACCA
It encodes the following:
- a CDS encoding ABC transporter permease, translated to MLGFLGSRFLQSVLVLLVASFITFTLVFLLPADPARMVAGPSASVTTVQSIRHEMGLDRPFLSQYGQYLGRLLHLDLGRSYKQGSPVSALVASRVWPTVQLMLGAIALELLIGLPLGIWAAMRRGGWPDTVVMGLAFLGASAPQFWLALSLVYLLAYRFALFPLGGYGGLSHLFLPALTLGIGGAGWYARMMRSQLLEVLNQDYIRTARAKGQAPRVVLLRHALRNAVLPIVTMIGLDIGTFMGGVVVVESVFGWPGLGRLVWDAIRVVDIPIIVGVVIFSATFITLANLLADFVQPFIDPRVRYR